One window of the Equus asinus isolate D_3611 breed Donkey chromosome 28, EquAss-T2T_v2, whole genome shotgun sequence genome contains the following:
- the LOC106828218 gene encoding 5-hydroxyisourate hydrolase-like isoform X2, producing MEPVSSPLTTHVLDTASGLPAQGLCLRLSRLEDHGQQWTELRKSYTDPDGRCPGLLPPGQMKVGTYKLSFDTEGYWRKRGQESFYPYVEVVFTITNETHKFHVPLLLSPWSYTTYRGS from the exons ATGGAGCCGGTCAGCAGCCCACTGACCACACATGTGCTGGACACGGCGTCAGGGCTCCCGGCCCAGGGCCTCTGCCTACGTCTCTCCAGGCTGGAGGACCACGGCCAGCAGTGGACCGAGCTGAGGAAAAG CTACACCGACCCTGACGGCCGCTGTCCCGGGCTCCTGCCACCAGGCCAGATGAAGGTGGGCACGTACAAGCTGTCCTTTGACACCGAGGGCTACTGGAGGAAGCGGGGGCAGGAGAGCTTCTACCCATATGTGGAG gTCGTTTTCACCATCACAAACGAGACCCACAAGTTCCACGTACCGCTGCTGCTGAGCCCGTGGTCCTACACCACGTACCGAGGGAGCTAG
- the LOC106828218 gene encoding 5-hydroxyisourate hydrolase-like isoform X1 — translation MNSRAAPRLRTLQRHLGSPEGRGMEPVSSPLTTHVLDTASGLPAQGLCLRLSRLEDHGQQWTELRKSYTDPDGRCPGLLPPGQMKVGTYKLSFDTEGYWRKRGQESFYPYVEVVFTITNETHKFHVPLLLSPWSYTTYRGS, via the exons ATGAACTCGAGGGCCGCCCCGCGGCTGCGGACGCTCCAGCGACACCTTGGCTCCCCGGAG GGCAGAGGCATGGAGCCGGTCAGCAGCCCACTGACCACACATGTGCTGGACACGGCGTCAGGGCTCCCGGCCCAGGGCCTCTGCCTACGTCTCTCCAGGCTGGAGGACCACGGCCAGCAGTGGACCGAGCTGAGGAAAAG CTACACCGACCCTGACGGCCGCTGTCCCGGGCTCCTGCCACCAGGCCAGATGAAGGTGGGCACGTACAAGCTGTCCTTTGACACCGAGGGCTACTGGAGGAAGCGGGGGCAGGAGAGCTTCTACCCATATGTGGAG gTCGTTTTCACCATCACAAACGAGACCCACAAGTTCCACGTACCGCTGCTGCTGAGCCCGTGGTCCTACACCACGTACCGAGGGAGCTAG
- the GAS8 gene encoding dynein regulatory complex subunit 4 isoform X4, with amino-acid sequence MAPKRKGKKGKGKGTPVVDGLAPEDMSKEQVEEHVSRIREELDREREERNYFQLERDKIHTFWEITRRQLEEKKAELRNKDREMEEAEERHQVEIKVYKQKVKHLLYEHQNNLTEMKAEGTVVMKLAQKEHCAQEDVLRKDMRALKVELKEQELANEVVVKNLRLRHTEEITKMRSDFERQVREIEAKYDKKMKMLRDELDLRRKTEIHEVEERKNGQINMLMQRHEEAFTDIKNYYNDITLNNLALINSLKEQMEDMRKKEEHLEKEMAEVSVQNKRLADPLQKARDEMNEMQKKLGNYERDKQVLVCTKARLKVTEKELKGLQWEHEVLEQRFMKVQQERDELYRKFTAAILEVQQKVGFKNLLLERKLQALNAAVEKKEVQFNEVLASSNLDPAALSLVSRKLEDVLESKNSAIKDLQYELARVCKAHNDLLRTYEAKLLAFGIPLDNVGFKPLETAVVGQTLGQGPAGLVGTPT; translated from the exons GTGGAGGAGCACGTCAGCCGCATCCGGGAGGAGCTGGACCGCGAGCGAGAGGAGCGCAACTACTTCCAGCTGGAGCGGGACAAGATCCACACTTTCTGGGAGATCACGCGGAGGCAGCTGGAGGAGAAGAAGGCCGAGCTGCGGAACAAAGACCGGGAGatggaggaggctgaggagaggCACCAGGTGGAGATCAAG GTCTACAAGCAGAAGGTGAAGCACCTGCTGTACGAGCATCAGAACAACCTGACGGAGATGAAGGCCGAGGGCACGGTGGTCATGAAGCTGGCCCAGAAGGAGCACTGCGCGCAGGAGGACGTGCTGCGCAAGGACATGCGGGCACTGAAGGTGGAGCTCAAGGAGCAGGAGCTGGCCAACGAGGTGGTGGTGAAGAACCTGCGGCTG AGACACACCGAGGAGATCACCAAGATGCGGAGCGACTTCGAGAGGCAAGTGCGAG AAATTGAGGCCAAGTATGATAAGAAGATGAAGATGCTTAGGGATGAGCTCGACCTGCGGAGAAAGACTGAGATCCACGaggtggaggaaaggaagaacGGCCAGATCAACATGCTGATGCAGCGGCACGAGGAGGCCTTCACGGACATCAAGAACTACTACAATGACATCACCCTCAACAACCTGGCCCTCATCAACTCCCTCAAG GAGCAGATGGAGGACATGCGGAAGAAAGAGGAGCACCTGGAGAAGGAGATGGCGGAGGTGTCGGTGCAGAACAAGCGCCTGGCAGACCCCCTCCAGAAGGCTCGGGACGAGATGAACGAGATGCAGAAGAAGCTCGGGAACTACGAGAGGGACAAGCAGGTCCTGGTC TGCACAAAAGCGCGTTTGAAGGTCACTGAGAAAGAGCTGAAGGGGCTGCAGTGGGAGCATGAGGTGCTGGAGCAGCGGTTCATGAAG GTGCAGCAGGAACGGGATGAGCTCTACCGGAAGTTCACTGCGGCCATCCTGGAGGTGCAGCAGAAGGTGGGCTTCAAGAACCTGCTCCTGGAGCGCAAACTGCAGGCGCTGAACGCCGCCGTGGAGAAGAAAGAGGTGCAGTTCAACGAGGTGCTGGCGTCCTCCAACCTGGACCCGGCAGCCCTGAGTCTCGTGTCCCGCAAGCTGGAG GATGTTCTGGAATCAAAGAACAGCGCCATCAAGGACTTGCAGTATGAGCTGGCCCGAGTCTGCAAG GCCCACAACGACCTGCTTCGCACCTATGAGGCAAAGCTCCTGGCCTTCGGGATCCCCCTGGACAACGTGGGCTTCAAGCCCCTGGAGACAGCTGTGGTCGGGCAGACGCTGGGTCAGGGCCCCGCGGGACTCGTGGGCACCCCAACGTAG